From one Streptomyces sp. Q6 genomic stretch:
- a CDS encoding cytochrome P450 has product MNETSHIAVTTPTSDADPFAPENLEHPEPLHQALRAAGPVVHLTRYDVHALARYEEVHAALVDWQTFQSAAGVGLANFRHEKPWRPPSLLLEADPPHHDAPRRVLRELLAPPALRRLRQSWQTTADELVDTVLTGDGTRFDAFEELAKAFPLRVFPDAVGLGTDGRDNLLPYGNMAFNAFGPRNELVEADAPRTAELSTWVGGQCTREALGEQGFGAAIWAAADRGDLTPEQAPLVVRSLLTAGVDTTVHGLAATLYAFATHPGEWQRLRERLELARVAFDEAVRWQSPVQTFFRTATTDVSVAGTVIPEGSKILMFLGAANRDPARWNNPDRFDLTRDSSGHVGFGMGIHQCVGQHVARLEAEALLTALARRIEHIELAGEPRRHLNNTLRSWAALPVRVRPTR; this is encoded by the coding sequence ATGAACGAAACGTCGCACATTGCTGTCACGACCCCCACCAGTGACGCCGACCCGTTCGCCCCGGAAAACCTTGAACATCCGGAACCCCTGCACCAGGCGCTGCGCGCAGCAGGCCCGGTCGTCCACCTCACCCGTTACGACGTCCACGCCCTGGCCCGCTACGAAGAGGTGCACGCTGCGCTCGTCGACTGGCAGACCTTCCAGTCCGCCGCCGGCGTGGGCCTCGCCAACTTCCGCCACGAAAAGCCGTGGCGCCCCCCGAGCCTGCTCCTCGAGGCCGACCCGCCGCACCACGACGCCCCACGGCGCGTCCTGCGCGAGCTTCTCGCCCCGCCCGCCCTGCGTCGGCTGCGGCAGAGCTGGCAGACGACGGCCGACGAACTCGTTGACACCGTACTGACCGGCGACGGCACCCGCTTCGACGCCTTCGAGGAGTTGGCCAAAGCCTTTCCGCTGCGTGTTTTCCCCGACGCCGTCGGCCTGGGAACCGACGGGCGCGACAACCTCCTGCCCTACGGCAACATGGCCTTCAACGCCTTCGGCCCCCGCAACGAACTGGTCGAGGCCGACGCGCCCCGCACGGCCGAGCTGTCGACCTGGGTGGGCGGCCAGTGCACACGCGAGGCGCTCGGCGAGCAGGGGTTCGGCGCGGCCATCTGGGCCGCGGCCGACCGGGGCGACCTCACCCCCGAGCAAGCACCGCTCGTGGTGCGCTCGCTGCTCACCGCCGGCGTAGACACCACCGTCCACGGACTCGCGGCCACCCTCTACGCCTTCGCCACCCACCCCGGCGAGTGGCAGCGGCTGCGTGAGCGGCTGGAGCTGGCGCGGGTCGCGTTCGACGAGGCAGTGCGCTGGCAGTCGCCGGTGCAGACCTTCTTCCGTACCGCCACCACCGACGTCTCGGTGGCCGGCACGGTGATTCCCGAGGGCAGCAAGATTCTCATGTTCCTCGGCGCCGCCAACCGAGATCCCGCCCGCTGGAACAACCCCGATCGCTTCGACCTCACCCGCGATTCCTCGGGCCACGTCGGCTTCGGCATGGGCATCCACCAGTGCGTCGGCCAGCATGTCGCCCGCCTCGAGGCCGAGGCACTGCTGACCGCCCTGGCCCGCCGCATCGAGCACATCGAGCTCGCGGGCGAACCCCGGCGCCACCTCAACAACACACTCCGCTCCTGGGCAGCTCTCCCGGTACGCGTCCGCCCGACCCGGTGA
- a CDS encoding S1 RNA-binding domain-containing protein, whose amino-acid sequence MSESTSDPRLQALINRLQPGPVEKAVIVGFDGSDALVTFEDEVGRIDRQELSMRRVEHPSEIFRVGQEIEAEVIGRWRGELHLSARACENPELRAFLLGIRPGQILTGTVSAVHNFGVFVHMDGEPDGLCTGFIRVVDLTWSRINHASEAVEVGQRVTGEVITSETRRGQVTVSLKALQEDPLLRFADHVDQVICGPITKIIPFGIFVQLADSVEGFLHLSDLTEEPVESPDLLVREGELITVRVSEVDLQRHRVRLCSARTGDDV is encoded by the coding sequence ATGTCTGAGTCCACCTCCGATCCCCGTCTACAAGCCTTGATCAATCGACTGCAACCGGGCCCGGTAGAGAAGGCGGTCATCGTCGGCTTCGACGGCTCTGATGCCCTCGTGACCTTTGAGGACGAGGTCGGGCGAATCGATCGACAAGAGTTGTCGATGCGTCGTGTCGAGCATCCCTCGGAAATCTTCAGGGTGGGCCAGGAGATCGAGGCCGAGGTGATCGGACGTTGGCGTGGAGAGCTGCATCTGTCCGCAAGGGCGTGCGAGAACCCCGAACTGAGAGCCTTCCTGCTCGGCATTCGGCCGGGGCAAATCCTGACCGGAACCGTGTCGGCGGTCCACAACTTCGGGGTCTTCGTCCATATGGATGGCGAGCCTGATGGACTCTGCACTGGGTTCATCCGCGTCGTCGACCTGACGTGGTCGCGAATCAACCACGCCTCCGAGGCCGTCGAGGTCGGGCAGCGCGTCACCGGGGAGGTGATCACGTCCGAGACGCGCCGGGGACAGGTCACCGTGTCCTTGAAGGCCCTGCAGGAAGACCCGCTCCTTCGATTCGCCGATCACGTTGACCAGGTTATTTGCGGTCCGATCACGAAGATCATCCCGTTCGGTATCTTCGTGCAACTCGCTGACAGCGTGGAGGGCTTCCTGCACCTGTCGGACCTGACCGAGGAGCCTGTTGAGAGCCCTGACCTGCTCGTTCGCGAAGGTGAACTGATCACCGTGCGGGTCTCCGAGGTCGACCTTCAGCGTCACCGGGTCAGACTCTGCTCAGCCAGGACTGGCGACGACGTCTGA
- a CDS encoding PDR/VanB family oxidoreductase: MMLEVRSKDAVADGVVSLTLSRPDGGRLPDWTPGSHIDLILPDGTTRQYSLCGDRWDAHSYRIAVLREPAGRGGSAYVHDRLALGSPVGAGAPRNNFPLVPAERYLFIAGGIGITPLLPMIRQAELMRVEWQLLYGGRTRASMAFRDEMSGAYGDRVRLVPQDECGLLDLATWLAEPASGTKVYCCGPPPLLNAVEQACTAWPPHCLRTERFAAAKQTEPVRSTPFEVELRRTGSTVTVEPGVSVLHAVRRAGVDLLSSCEQGTCGTCLTPVLEGVPDHRDALLAEHERAANDCMFPCVSRSCGDRIVLDI; the protein is encoded by the coding sequence ATGATGTTGGAGGTCCGCAGCAAAGACGCCGTCGCCGATGGCGTCGTGTCCCTGACTCTTTCCCGCCCGGACGGCGGACGGCTGCCGGACTGGACGCCCGGCTCACACATCGACCTGATCCTGCCGGACGGGACAACCCGGCAGTACTCGCTGTGTGGCGATCGCTGGGACGCCCACAGCTACCGGATCGCCGTGCTGCGCGAACCGGCGGGACGAGGCGGGTCGGCGTACGTGCACGACCGGCTCGCCCTAGGGAGCCCGGTCGGGGCCGGGGCCCCGCGCAACAACTTCCCGCTGGTTCCGGCCGAGCGGTACCTGTTCATCGCCGGCGGAATCGGCATCACTCCGCTGCTGCCGATGATTCGGCAGGCCGAACTGATGCGCGTGGAATGGCAGTTGCTTTACGGAGGCCGAACCCGCGCGTCCATGGCCTTCCGTGACGAGATGTCCGGCGCCTACGGCGACCGCGTGCGTCTCGTGCCGCAGGACGAGTGCGGGCTGCTGGATCTCGCGACCTGGCTGGCCGAACCCGCCTCGGGAACCAAGGTGTACTGCTGCGGGCCGCCGCCGCTGCTGAACGCCGTGGAGCAGGCATGTACTGCCTGGCCGCCCCACTGTCTGCGCACCGAGCGCTTCGCGGCGGCGAAGCAGACGGAGCCCGTACGGAGCACGCCCTTCGAGGTGGAACTGCGCCGGACCGGCAGCACCGTGACCGTCGAACCCGGCGTCTCGGTCCTCCATGCCGTCCGCCGTGCCGGAGTCGATCTCCTGTCCTCCTGCGAGCAGGGCACCTGCGGAACCTGCCTGACCCCCGTCCTGGAAGGAGTGCCCGACCACCGGGACGCCCTTCTGGCCGAACACGAACGCGCGGCCAACGACTGCATGTTCCCCTGCGTCTCCCGCTCCTGCGGTGACCGCATCGTCCTGGACATCTGA
- a CDS encoding AAA family ATPase: protein MTRVSVGTNETRLVVVRGNSASGKSSVAQGIRDRFGRGLALVGQDNLRRTVLRERDVPGGKNIGLIDAVARYALDAGYHVVVEGILYADRYGDMLGRLVADHCGISRCYYLDVGLEETFERHASKADAVYLAQVNEGHLREWYRERDLLPGALECVIGVDSPLEETVERIMTETGLNRLPTSRD, encoded by the coding sequence GTGACGCGGGTGAGTGTGGGAACGAATGAGACGCGGCTCGTGGTGGTGCGCGGCAACTCGGCGTCGGGCAAGTCGTCTGTGGCGCAAGGGATCCGGGACCGGTTCGGCCGCGGCCTGGCCCTGGTGGGGCAGGACAATCTGCGGCGGACCGTGCTGCGGGAACGGGATGTACCGGGCGGCAAGAACATCGGGTTGATCGACGCGGTGGCCCGCTACGCCCTGGATGCCGGCTATCACGTGGTGGTCGAGGGGATCCTGTACGCGGACCGGTACGGGGACATGCTCGGGCGTCTGGTGGCCGACCACTGCGGCATCTCCCGCTGCTACTACCTCGATGTCGGGCTGGAGGAGACCTTTGAGCGGCATGCCTCGAAAGCCGATGCGGTGTATCTGGCGCAGGTGAACGAGGGGCACCTGCGGGAGTGGTATCGCGAGCGTGATCTGCTGCCCGGCGCTCTGGAGTGCGTGATCGGTGTCGACAGCCCGCTGGAGGAGACGGTCGAGCGCATCATGACCGAGACCGGGCTCAACCGCCTGCCCACCTCGCGGGACTGA
- a CDS encoding transposase family protein, which translates to MAGVLRAERVWVETFTGLSMEQFGRLLRVVRDRGGNGTLRGRPWCLPLAERVLIVAVYYRTNLTMRQLGPLFGTSSSTVCRVIQKLGPLLALEPVARPADAADRLWIVDGTLIPVRDRHVGSSSRNYRFSANVQVIVDADTRLVIAAARPVPGTTADAHAWRASGLAQHCQGVTMLADGAYLNCGMVTPHRKRPRRELLAGEEADNAAHRTVRARVEHVIGRMKNYKILRDCRQHGDGLHHAVQAVAQMHNLALAS; encoded by the coding sequence ATGGCTGGGGTGTTGAGGGCTGAACGGGTGTGGGTGGAGACGTTCACGGGGCTGTCGATGGAGCAGTTCGGGCGGCTGCTGAGGGTGGTCCGTGACCGAGGCGGCAACGGCACGCTGCGGGGCCGTCCGTGGTGTCTGCCGCTGGCCGAACGGGTCTTGATCGTGGCCGTGTACTACCGCACCAACCTGACCATGCGGCAGCTCGGGCCGCTGTTCGGGACCTCTTCCTCGACCGTGTGCCGGGTGATCCAGAAGCTCGGCCCGCTGCTCGCGCTGGAGCCGGTGGCCCGTCCGGCCGACGCGGCGGACCGGTTGTGGATCGTGGACGGCACCCTCATCCCGGTCCGCGACCGGCACGTCGGCTCCTCCTCACGCAACTACCGGTTCTCCGCAAACGTGCAGGTCATTGTGGATGCCGACACCCGTCTCGTGATCGCCGCGGCCCGGCCGGTGCCGGGCACCACCGCGGACGCGCACGCCTGGCGGGCCTCCGGCCTGGCCCAGCACTGCCAGGGCGTGACCATGCTGGCCGACGGCGCCTACCTCAACTGCGGGATGGTCACCCCGCACCGCAAACGCCCCCGACGCGAGCTGCTGGCGGGCGAGGAGGCCGACAACGCCGCCCATCGCACGGTGCGGGCCCGGGTGGAGCATGTGATCGGCCGGATGAAGAACTACAAGATCCTCCGCGACTGCCGGCAGCACGGCGACGGCCTTCACCACGCCGTCCAAGCCGTCGCCCAGATGCACAACCTCGCCCTCGCCTCATGA
- a CDS encoding S-(hydroxymethyl)mycothiol dehydrogenase: MPQHVRGVVAHSKGEPVRVETIVVPDPGPGEVVVSVQACGVCHTDLHYRQGGINDDFPFLLGHEAAGIVESVGAGVSEVAPGDFVILNWRAVCGRCRACRRGRPQYCFDTHNAKQKMTLLDGAELSPALGIGAFAEKTLVAAGQCTKVDPAASPAAAGLLGCGVMAGIGAAINTGGVGRGDTVAVIGCGGVGDAAVAGSRLAGAATIIAIDLDERKLATARTLGATHTVNAKETDPVEAVRELTGGHGADVVIEAVGRPETYRQAFYARDLAGTVVLVGVPTPEMKLELPLLDVFGRGGALKSSWYGDCLPSRDFPMLVDLYLQGRLDLNAFVTETISLDDIEAAFARMDQGDVLRSVVIL, translated from the coding sequence ATGCCCCAGCACGTACGCGGCGTCGTCGCACATTCCAAGGGCGAACCCGTGCGCGTCGAGACGATCGTCGTGCCCGATCCCGGACCAGGAGAGGTGGTGGTCTCCGTACAGGCCTGCGGGGTCTGTCACACCGACCTGCACTACCGGCAGGGCGGCATCAACGACGACTTCCCCTTCCTCCTCGGCCACGAGGCGGCCGGAATCGTGGAGTCGGTCGGTGCGGGTGTGAGCGAGGTCGCGCCCGGCGACTTTGTCATCCTCAACTGGCGTGCTGTTTGCGGCCGGTGCCGGGCCTGCCGACGCGGACGCCCGCAGTACTGCTTCGACACCCACAACGCCAAACAGAAGATGACCCTCCTGGACGGGGCCGAACTCTCGCCCGCCCTGGGAATAGGCGCGTTTGCAGAGAAGACGCTGGTGGCGGCAGGGCAGTGCACCAAAGTGGATCCTGCGGCCTCGCCTGCCGCCGCAGGGCTGCTCGGGTGCGGTGTGATGGCCGGTATCGGCGCGGCGATCAACACCGGCGGCGTCGGCCGCGGTGACACCGTGGCGGTCATCGGCTGCGGCGGTGTCGGTGACGCGGCCGTCGCCGGCTCCCGTCTCGCGGGCGCGGCGACAATCATCGCCATCGACCTCGACGAGCGGAAACTCGCGACGGCCCGCACCCTGGGCGCTACCCACACCGTGAACGCCAAGGAGACCGATCCGGTAGAAGCAGTAAGGGAGTTGACGGGCGGTCACGGCGCTGACGTCGTCATCGAGGCCGTCGGCCGCCCAGAGACCTACCGGCAGGCGTTCTACGCCCGCGACTTGGCGGGAACCGTCGTCCTTGTCGGTGTCCCGACGCCCGAGATGAAGCTGGAACTGCCGCTCCTGGACGTCTTCGGTCGCGGCGGTGCGCTCAAGTCGAGCTGGTACGGCGACTGCCTGCCCTCCCGCGACTTCCCCATGCTTGTCGACCTCTATCTCCAGGGCCGACTGGACCTGAACGCGTTCGTGACTGAGACGATCTCGCTCGACGACATTGAAGCCGCCTTCGCCCGCATGGACCAAGGCGATGTGCTGCGCTCGGTGGTGATCCTCTGA
- a CDS encoding IS5 family transposase yields the protein MADRQPYPSDLSDEAWELIRPVITAWKGQHRSVSGHEGRYEMREIVNAILYQARVGCQWRYLPHDLPPYTAVYYYFGLWRDDGTDQTIHDLLRWQVRESKGRREDPSAVVMDSQTVHVSLNAPKETTGLDPGKKSRGRKRGIATDVLGLLIAVIVVAASVHDNAIGITLLDKVAADNPGVVKSWVDAGFKNAVIEHGRSLGIDVEVVSRDPQTKGFAPAPKRWIAEQTFGTLMLHRRLARDYETLPASSASWIRWSMTDVMTHRLTATTTPTWRDPPPARRPGPA from the coding sequence GTGGCTGATCGGCAGCCGTACCCGAGCGATCTGTCGGACGAGGCATGGGAGTTGATCCGGCCGGTCATCACGGCCTGGAAGGGGCAGCACCGTTCGGTCAGCGGCCATGAGGGCCGGTACGAGATGCGGGAGATCGTCAACGCGATCCTGTACCAGGCCCGGGTCGGCTGCCAGTGGCGCTATCTGCCGCACGACCTTCCGCCCTACACCGCGGTCTACTACTACTTCGGGCTGTGGCGCGACGACGGCACCGACCAGACCATCCACGACCTGCTGCGCTGGCAGGTCCGCGAGTCGAAAGGCCGGCGCGAGGACCCGTCCGCGGTCGTGATGGACTCCCAGACCGTGCACGTCTCGCTCAACGCCCCGAAGGAGACGACCGGCCTGGATCCGGGCAAGAAGAGCCGGGGCCGCAAGCGGGGCATCGCCACCGATGTGCTCGGTCTGCTCATCGCGGTGATCGTGGTCGCCGCGAGCGTGCACGACAACGCCATCGGGATCACGCTGCTGGACAAGGTGGCCGCCGACAACCCCGGCGTGGTGAAGAGCTGGGTCGATGCCGGGTTCAAGAACGCCGTCATCGAGCACGGCCGGTCACTGGGCATCGACGTCGAGGTGGTGTCCCGGGATCCGCAGACCAAGGGGTTCGCCCCGGCCCCGAAACGGTGGATCGCCGAGCAGACCTTCGGCACCCTCATGCTGCACCGCCGCCTGGCCCGCGACTACGAGACCCTGCCCGCCAGTTCGGCGTCCTGGATCCGCTGGTCGATGACCGACGTCATGACCCACCGGCTCACCGCCACCACCACTCCCACCTGGCGGGACCCGCCACCGGCCCGCCGGCCCGGACCGGCATGA
- a CDS encoding transposase family protein, protein MVGNSTRAVIIGNRRITGLTAGVIAELVEEIGPLWHERHQARLAARPRQRAVGAGAKYRLVFVDRLLATLVHLRHGVTHDVLACWFGADRSTVTRAIGEVRPLLAERGCTVSPDVRLRSLAEVVDHLGASGATGIVDGTEIRVRRPAAGRKDRDKFISGKNKQNAVKSMVVTDGEGRVLWCSPARPASCADITHARQLGLVNLLADGPAVEILADAGYQGLGAQTGGRVVTPPHRKFKKNAPDWYEEMHERQRKAHSSRRIRVEHGIAHLKNWRALARHLGRREHMSDTVQAIAGLLSHQQTADLNPTWQM, encoded by the coding sequence GTGGTGGGGAACTCGACGCGCGCGGTGATCATCGGCAATCGGCGGATCACGGGGCTGACTGCCGGAGTGATTGCTGAACTCGTCGAGGAGATCGGACCGTTGTGGCATGAGCGTCATCAGGCGAGGCTTGCCGCTCGCCCGCGGCAGAGGGCTGTGGGCGCAGGCGCGAAGTACCGGCTGGTGTTCGTCGACCGGCTGCTGGCCACGCTGGTCCATCTTCGTCACGGGGTCACCCATGATGTGCTGGCCTGCTGGTTCGGAGCGGACCGTTCCACCGTCACCCGGGCCATCGGTGAGGTGCGGCCCCTGCTCGCCGAGCGGGGCTGCACCGTCAGCCCCGACGTGCGGCTGCGGTCTCTCGCTGAGGTTGTCGACCATCTCGGCGCGAGCGGGGCGACCGGCATCGTCGACGGCACCGAGATCCGGGTCCGCCGGCCCGCTGCCGGACGCAAGGACCGCGACAAGTTCATCTCCGGCAAGAACAAGCAGAACGCCGTCAAGTCCATGGTGGTCACGGACGGCGAAGGCCGCGTGCTGTGGTGCAGCCCGGCCCGTCCCGCAAGCTGCGCGGACATCACCCATGCCCGCCAGTTAGGGCTGGTCAACCTCTTGGCCGACGGGCCTGCAGTCGAGATCCTGGCTGATGCCGGCTACCAGGGACTGGGCGCCCAGACCGGTGGCCGGGTGGTGACACCACCGCACCGCAAGTTCAAGAAGAACGCCCCGGACTGGTACGAAGAGATGCACGAGCGCCAGCGCAAGGCGCACTCATCACGACGTATCCGTGTCGAGCACGGCATCGCCCATCTGAAGAACTGGCGGGCCCTGGCCCGCCACCTCGGCCGCCGCGAGCACATGAGCGACACCGTCCAAGCCATCGCCGGCCTGCTGTCCCACCAGCAGACCGCGGACCTGAACCCGACATGGCAGATGTGA
- a CDS encoding IclR family transcriptional regulator yields the protein MKQPHGESVLSRATRILEAFTQDAPALAVSEIARRTGLHVATASRLVTELVAHGFLSRDDDRKVRIGVRLWELATRASPALSLRDAAMPFMEGVHDVVGHHVQLGVLDGDDVLFLERLSAPGAVVNYTRIAGRLPLHASSSGLVFLAHGSAELRERILVGPCTAYTSRTPVSPSRLRALLAEIRQQGYAYCPGYVHEDALGIAAPVRGDDGSVAAALAVIVPNDEHAHVVVPVVRTAALGISRALAVRGSTGHV from the coding sequence ATGAAGCAACCTCACGGCGAGTCGGTACTCTCCCGGGCGACGCGCATCCTGGAGGCGTTCACCCAGGATGCTCCCGCACTGGCCGTCTCTGAGATCGCCCGTCGCACCGGGCTGCACGTGGCGACAGCCTCACGGCTCGTGACCGAACTGGTGGCCCACGGCTTCCTGAGCCGGGACGACGACCGCAAGGTGCGGATTGGGGTCCGCCTGTGGGAACTGGCGACCCGTGCGTCCCCCGCGCTGTCCCTGCGCGACGCGGCCATGCCCTTCATGGAAGGGGTCCACGACGTGGTCGGTCACCATGTGCAGCTGGGTGTCCTCGACGGCGATGATGTGCTCTTCCTGGAGCGGCTCTCCGCGCCGGGAGCAGTGGTCAACTACACCCGCATCGCCGGACGGCTGCCTCTGCACGCCTCCTCCAGCGGCCTGGTGTTCCTCGCCCATGGCTCCGCCGAACTGAGAGAGCGCATCCTCGTCGGCCCCTGTACCGCCTACACCTCCCGCACCCCGGTCTCGCCCTCGCGGCTGCGCGCCCTGCTCGCCGAGATACGGCAACAGGGATACGCCTATTGCCCGGGCTATGTGCACGAGGATGCCCTGGGTATCGCCGCCCCAGTCCGCGGCGACGACGGCTCGGTGGCCGCCGCGCTGGCGGTCATCGTGCCCAACGACGAACACGCCCACGTCGTCGTCCCCGTGGTACGTACCGCGGCTCTCGGCATCTCCAGGGCCCTCGCCGTGCGCGGCTCGACGGGACATGTGTGA
- a CDS encoding IS5 family transposase (programmed frameshift), which yields MVERRYRHPGRKRHPDRQVFQGILFVLHTGIAWEHPPQELGFGSGMTCWRRLAEWTEAGVWPRLHEALLAKLRSADALDFSRAAVDGSHIRALKGGSKTGRSPVDRGRTGSKHHLITDATGIPLAVTLTGGNRNDVTQLIPLLQAVPHVRGQRGRPRHCPDVVLGDRGYDHDKYRRLVRALGVKPLIARRGTEHGSGLGTQRWVVERAFAHLHWFRRLRIRWEIRDDIHEAFLTLGCALICWRRLSQAARALALPQ from the exons ATGGTTGAGCGTCGGTACCGGCATCCGGGGCGGAAGCGGCATCCGGACCGGCAGGTGTTTCAGGGCATCTTGTTCGTGCTGCACACCGGGATCGCCTGGGAACACCCGCCGCAGGAGCTCGGCTTCGGTTCGGGCATGACGTGCTGGCGCCGCCTGGCCGAGTGGACCGAGGCCGGCGTGTGGCCCCGGCTCCATGAAGCACTCTTGGCCAAACTCCGGAGCGCGGACGCCCTGGACTTCTCGCGGGCGGCCGTGGACGGCTCCCACATCCGGGCGTTAA AAGGGGGCTCCAAGACGGGACGAAGCCCTGTTGACCGGGGCAGGACGGGCAGCAAGCACCACCTGATCACGGACGCCACTGGCATCCCGCTCGCCGTCACCCTGACCGGCGGCAACCGCAACGACGTCACCCAGCTCATTCCACTGCTCCAGGCAGTGCCGCACGTACGGGGTCAGCGCGGCAGACCTCGACACTGCCCCGACGTCGTGCTCGGTGACCGCGGCTACGACCACGACAAATACCGTCGCCTCGTCCGCGCGCTCGGTGTGAAGCCACTGATCGCACGACGCGGCACCGAGCACGGCTCCGGACTCGGAACCCAACGCTGGGTCGTCGAGCGCGCCTTCGCCCACCTGCACTGGTTCCGCCGCCTGCGGATCCGCTGGGAGATCCGCGACGACATCCACGAAGCCTTCCTCACTCTCGGGTGCGCACTCATCTGCTGGCGACGCCTGTCACAGGCGGCCCGGGCCCTCGCCCTCCCGCAGTAG
- a CDS encoding MBL fold metallo-hydrolase, with protein MPGARIERVVTSGTFSLDGDTWDVENNVWIVGDDHEVVVIDAAHDARAIRATVGSRVVAAIVSTHAHDDHINAAPKLAEETDARILLHLDDRLLWKHTHPGRDPNGYVSDDQRIEVAGTELRVLHTPGHTPGAVCLYAPALGTVFTGDTLFAGGPGATGRSYSHFPTIIRSIRDRLLVLPATTQVHPGHGESTTIGAEAPYLADWIARGH; from the coding sequence ATGCCCGGCGCACGTATCGAACGCGTCGTCACATCAGGGACGTTCAGCCTGGACGGCGATACCTGGGACGTCGAGAACAACGTCTGGATCGTCGGCGACGACCACGAGGTCGTCGTCATCGACGCCGCCCACGACGCTCGCGCCATCAGGGCCACTGTGGGATCCCGGGTGGTGGCGGCCATCGTCTCTACACACGCCCACGACGACCACATCAACGCAGCTCCCAAGCTGGCCGAAGAAACCGACGCCCGGATCCTCCTGCACCTCGACGACCGGTTGCTGTGGAAACACACCCATCCCGGCCGTGATCCGAACGGCTATGTTTCCGACGATCAGCGCATCGAGGTCGCCGGGACCGAACTGCGCGTACTGCACACGCCGGGACACACCCCTGGGGCCGTCTGTCTCTACGCGCCCGCACTCGGCACTGTCTTCACGGGCGACACCCTTTTCGCCGGTGGCCCTGGGGCTACCGGACGGTCCTATTCACATTTCCCCACCATCATCCGCTCGATCCGGGACCGGCTCCTCGTCCTGCCCGCTACTACGCAGGTGCACCCAGGGCATGGGGAGAGCACCACCATTGGTGCTGAAGCCCCATATTTGGCGGATTGGATCGCCCGCGGACATTAG